In one Phyllostomus discolor isolate MPI-MPIP mPhyDis1 chromosome 8, mPhyDis1.pri.v3, whole genome shotgun sequence genomic region, the following are encoded:
- the KAT7 gene encoding LOW QUALITY PROTEIN: histone acetyltransferase KAT7 (The sequence of the model RefSeq protein was modified relative to this genomic sequence to represent the inferred CDS: inserted 1 base in 1 codon; deleted 1 base in 1 codon), translating to MPRRKRNAGSSSDGTEDSDFSTDLEHTRQCQRAMAQSRRSARITRSSARLSQSSQDSSPVRNLQSFGAEEPVYSTRRVTRSQQQPTPVTPKKYPLRQTRSSGSETEQVIDFSDRETKNTADHDESPPRTPTGNAPSSESDIDISSPNVSHDESIAKDMSLKDSGSDLSHRPKRRRFHEXYNFNMKCPTPGCNSLGHLTGKHERHFSISGCPLYHNLSADECKVRAQSRDKQIEERMLSHRQDDNNRHATRHQAPTERQLRYKEKVAELRKKRNSGLSKEQKEKYMEHRQTYGNTREPLLENLTSEYDLDLFRRAQARASEDLEKLRLQGQITEGSNMIKTIAFGRYELDTWYHSPYPEEYARLGRLYMCEFCLKYMKSQTILRRHMAKCVWKHPPGDEIYRKGSISVFEVDGKKNKIYCQNLCLLAKLFLDHKTLYYDVEPFLFYVMTEADNTGCHLIGYFSKEKNSFLNYNVSCILTMPQYMRQGYGKMLIDFSYLLSKVEEKVGSPERPLSDLGLISYRSYWKEVLLRYLHNFQGKEISIKEISQETAVNPVDIVSTLQALQMLKYWKGKHLVLKRQDLIDEWIAKEAKRSNSNKTMDPSCLKWTPPKGT from the exons AGGAATGCAGGCAGTAGTTCAGATGGAACCGAAGATTCCGAT TTTTCTACAGATCTGGAACACACAAGACAGTGTCAGAGAGCGATGGCACAATCCCGGCGATCTGCCCGGATCACCCGCTCCTCAGCCCGGCTGAGCCAGAGTTCCCAAG ATTCCAGCCCTGTTCGAAATTTGCAGTCTTTTGGCGCCGAGGAGCCTGTTTATTCTACCAGGAGAGTGACCCGTAGTCAGCAGCAGCCGACCCCGGTGACTCCGAAAAAGTACCCCCTTCGGCAGACGCGTTCTTCTGGCTCAGAGACTGAGCAAGTGATTGACTTTTCAGATAGAG aaacaaaaaatacagcTGATCATGATGAGTCTCCACCTCGAACTCCAACTGGAAATGCACCTTCTTCTGAGTCTGACATAGACATCTCCAGCCCCAACGTGTCTCATGACGAGAGCATCGCCAAGGACATGTCCCTGAAGGACTCAGGCAGTGACCTCTCTCATCGCCCGAAGCGCCGTCGCTTCCATG GCTACAATTTTAATATGAAGTGTCCTACACCAGGCTGTAACTCTCTGG GACATCTTACAGGAAAACATGAGAGACATTTCTCCATCTCAGGATGCCCACTCTATCACAACCTCTCAGCTGATGAATGCAAG gtgagagcacagagccgggatAAGCAGATAGAAGAAAGGATGCTGTCCCACAGGCAAGATGACAACAACAGGCATGCAACCAGGCATCAG gcaCCAACAGAGAGGCAGCTGCGATATAAAGAAAAAGTTGCTGAactcaggaagaaaagaaattctgGGCTGAgcaaagaacagaaagagaaatatatg GAACACAGACAGACCTACGGGAACACTCGGGAACCTCTTTTGGAAAACCTGACTAGCGAGTATGACTTGGATCTTTTCCGAAGAGCACAAGCCCGGGCTTCGGAGGATTTG GAGAAGTTAAGGCTACAGGGCCAAATCACAGAGGGGAGCAACATGATTAAAACAATTGCTTTTGGTCGCTATGAACTTGACACCTGGTACCATTCTCCCTACCCTGAAGAATATGCTCGACTGGGACGTCTCTATATGTGTGAATTCTGTTTGAAATACATGAAGAGCCAAACGATACTCCGCCGACACATG GCTAAGTGTGTGTGGAAACACCCGCCCGGCGATGAGATCTACCGCAAAGGCTCCATATCCGTGTTTGAAGTGGACGGCAAGAAAAACAAG ATCTACTGCCAAAACCTGTGCCTGTTGGCCAAGCTTTTTCTGGACCACAAGACATTGTATTACGACGTGGAGCCCTTCCTGTTCTATGTTATGACAGAAGCGGACAACACTGGCTGTCACCTGATCGGATATTTTTCCAAG GAGAAGAATTCATTCCTCAACTATAATGTATCCTGTATCCTTACCATGCCTCAGTACATGAGACAGGGCTATGGCAAGATGCTCATTGATTTCA GTTATTTGCTTTCCAAAGTGGAAGAGAAGGTTGGCTCCCCGGAACGTCCACTGTCAGACCTGGGGCTCATAAGCTACCGCAGTTACTGGAAGGAAGTGCTGCTGCGCTACCTGCACAATTTCCAAGGCAAAGAGATTTCTATCAAAG AAATTAGCCAGGAGACAGCTGTGAATCCTGTGGACATTGTCAGCACTCTGCAGGCCCTGCAGATGCTCAAGTATTGGAAAGGAAAGCACCTAGTTTTAAAGAGACAG GACCTGATTGACGAGTGGATAGCCAAAGAGGCCAAGAGATCCAACTCCAACAAAACCATGGATCCCAGCTGTTTAAAATGGACCCCTCCCAAGGGCACTTAA